In one window of Paraflavitalea soli DNA:
- a CDS encoding transglutaminase-like domain-containing protein: MDATGMNFNDDKYVKIRKVLLIIVSVLTVLPLAPLINRYIPPLMVGDWNLDLAVSVILAGLATWLVLRIFRFLLIPAVALCILVLLYNQLTNGYGFSHMVTDYRTMVENNWGRNGQKETDLVLTPGIFDGPLTKTIKILQSKVDFKDSIVRNFAVQHSLESFDEYHTKYGPVVRHLSLFKYINTHFKYVPDSERDEYFATARETILNGLGGDCDDHTILMVSSLKAIGAHCRMVLSEGHLYPEMYAGDKKAFDRLQQAIIYLFGDRPIDNIYYHEQNGQYWINMDYTAKHPGGPYLSEKAYAIIDL; encoded by the coding sequence ATGGATGCTACAGGTATGAACTTCAATGATGATAAATATGTAAAAATACGTAAGGTGTTGCTGATCATTGTCAGCGTACTTACCGTATTGCCCCTGGCCCCGCTCATCAACCGCTATATTCCACCGCTGATGGTAGGCGACTGGAACCTAGACCTGGCTGTATCGGTGATCCTGGCGGGCCTGGCCACCTGGCTGGTATTACGGATATTCCGTTTTCTCCTCATACCAGCCGTTGCCCTCTGTATTCTTGTACTGTTATACAACCAGCTCACCAACGGGTATGGTTTCAGCCATATGGTCACTGATTACAGAACGATGGTGGAAAACAACTGGGGCCGTAATGGCCAGAAAGAGACTGACCTGGTGCTCACGCCGGGTATCTTTGACGGCCCGCTTACAAAGACGATCAAAATACTGCAATCGAAGGTTGACTTCAAGGACTCCATAGTACGGAACTTTGCGGTACAGCATTCACTGGAAAGCTTTGATGAATATCATACGAAGTATGGGCCTGTGGTAAGGCATCTCTCTCTTTTCAAGTACATCAATACGCACTTTAAGTATGTGCCGGATTCGGAGCGGGATGAGTATTTTGCTACGGCCCGCGAGACGATCCTGAATGGATTGGGTGGTGATTGTGACGACCATACGATCCTGATGGTATCATCACTCAAGGCTATTGGGGCGCATTGCCGCATGGTGCTTTCGGAAGGGCACCTTTATCCTGAAATGTATGCGGGTGATAAGAAAGCCTTCGACCGCCTGCAGCAGGCCATCATATACCTCTTTGGCGACCGGCCCATTGACAATATTTACTACCATGAGCAAAATGGGCAGTATTGGATCAACATGGATTACACGGCCAAACATCCCGGCGGTCCTTACCTGAGTGAAAAGGCCTATGCGATCATCGACCTCTGA